In Oncorhynchus nerka isolate Pitt River unplaced genomic scaffold, Oner_Uvic_2.0 unplaced_scaffold_897, whole genome shotgun sequence, the DNA window ttccaaagatgcttcctgtttacaataaggcactaaagtaacatttttaaaaatgtggcaaagaaattaactctATTCCGTTCATTTTCATCCTAACAAACTCCCTAGCCTttgtcgatgacaagcatacccataccatgttgcagccaccaccatgcttaaaaatatgaagagtggtactctgaTGTACTGTGTTTGATTTGCTacaaacataacacttttttttattCAGGATATAAaattaagcacaggcaaaatcctagaggaatacCTGGTTCAATCAGCTTTCCAGCAgatactgggagacaaattcacctttcagcaggacaaaaacctaaaacacaaggaaaATATactctggagttgcttaccaagacaacattgaatgttcctgagaagcctagttacagttttgacttaaatcggcttgaaaatctatggcaagagaACATGTCTAtctagtaatgatcaacaaccaacttgacagagcttgaattgtaaaaataataatgtgcaaatgttgtagaatccaagtgtgcaaagctcttagagacccagaaagactcacagctgtaatcactgcaaaaGATCATtccaacatgtattgactcaggtgtgtgaatacttacgtaaattagatatttatgtttttcattttcaatacatttgcaaacatttctcaaaacatgttttcactttttcattatggagtattgtctgtatgagaaaataatatttttaaaacattgttttattcaggccgtaacacaacaaaatgtgaaataactCAAGGtgtatgaacactttctgaaggcactgtacacacacagggAGGTTTAACTGAAATAAGTTAACATGATGAGCATTTATCATTCAATTGCATCAGTGGTGCAATCAGCAACAATAAAGAATTGGGGCACCTTGTTTTGAAGGCATAGGCAGCAGAAATCACAATGTAAAAACCATGTCAAAAGGACAAATTGGAGGCTATTGTTCTCACATTTGAACACAAAATCCAACGACAGTGTCTTTAATAGTAAACGACAGTGTCTTTAATAGTAAGAAAGTGAAATAATCTCACTCAATAATAAGTACAGCTCCCACaagataataaaaaaatatagtaataaagaacagagtggttaagggctctgggttcacgcccaggctctgtcgtaaccgggagGTCCGTGCGGCGACGCACaactggcctagcgtcgtccgggttagggagggcttggccggtagggatgtccttgtctcatcgcgcaccagcgactcctgtggcgggccgggcacagtgcgcgctaaccaaggttgccaggtgcatggtgtttcctccgacacattggtgcggctgccttccgggttggatgcgcgctgtgttaagaggCAGTGcgattgggttgtgtatcggaggacgcatgactttcaaccttcgtctctcccgagcccttacaggagttgtagcgatgagacaagatagtagctactaaaaacaattggataccacgaaaaaaggggtaaaaaaaaaagaacaattTTACAATAAAACATTGCGACAGCGCTTTTTACAAGATAATTGTTTGTACTTTGGTAGTGCAAATGTATTGTTATAGCAGGATGGACATTTTTTAGAATGTCCATTAACATTTTCCGCCCTATAGTTGTGGAAATGACGAAAATCAAAGGAATACTTGATGGGAAATGGTTTATGAGATCAGTGATAATTTCCGAACCTGTAAGGAAATGGAAATAAAATACATTCAAGAGTAATTCATTTTATAAATATAACCAATCTCATTGGAAAGTACCGTTCAGGTACTTTTCATTCAAAAGTAATTTTCAATCCCTTTCAGTGTCAAAGGTTGTCCAAGGAGTTGTCCAAGTCGAACACAGTGAAGCTACACCATCTttgctctccttctcctcctcctgctccttcgccttctccacctcctcctccttctcctcttcctcctcctccttcttctcctcctccttctcctcttctcctttcctttaTTCAAGAGGATCAGCCTCAGGAAATGACCTCAGAATCTGGTTCAGAGTCAGAGTTGTCCAAGTTGGACACAGTGGAACTATACCACTCTTCTGTGCCCTCATCTCCATCCccgccttctcttcctcctccccctgctcctctctcagaCAGCATCTCCATAGCTGCCTGATGGTAAGGGTGTTTGCGTCTGGTGTGTCGACGCAGGGTGTTGCGCTCGGCGAAGCGTGTGTGGCACAGCGGGCACTGGtagggcttctctcctgtgtgtacccTCTGATGGCGCTGCAGCTCGCCTGCCTCCCTGAAACGCTTGGAGCAAATGGGGCACACAAAGTTCCTCTCGCCCGTGTGAATGTGCTTGTGTCTCTGTCCAGGGTCAAAGGACGAGGGTCATGTTTGTTAGATCATACTATACATTCATGTTCATAAATTATGATATGTTTATACCGACTTATTACATAGCAGTCATTACAAGATGAAATCTGACACAAAGGACCTAGTTCCACTTCAAACACAATCAAAacaggtaacctgcctaaatgactaccaaccagtAGCACTCACGATTgtagctatgaagtgctttgaaaggctagtcatggctcacatcaacaccattatccaagaaaccatagatccactccaatttgcataccaccatTTCAGAtcctgccctttcccacctctatttcacttcacactgccctttcccacctggacaaaaggaacatcaatgctagtcattgactatagctcagcgttcaacaccatagtgcccacaaagctcatcactaagctaaggaccctgggactaaacacctccctctgcaactggatcctgaacttcctgacgggccgcccccaggtggtaagaatAGGTAACATCACAGCCGCCACACTGAtcatcaacacaggggcccctcagggctgCGTGCTCACTCCCCTCCTGTAATCTctattcactcatgactgcatggccaggcacaactccaacatcatcattaagtttgccgatgacaaaacagtggtaggcctgatcaccaacaacgacaagacagcctatagggaggtctggccgtgtggtgccaggaaaacaacctctccctcaacgtgataaagtcaaaggagatgattgtggactacaggaaaaggaggaccgagcacgcccccattctcatcgacgggctgtagtggaacaggttgagagcatcaagttccttggtctccacatcaccaacaaactatcatggtacaaacaccaagacagttgtgaagagggcacgacaatgcctattccccctcaggagactgaaaagatttggcatgggtcctcagatcctcaaaaggttctacagctgcaccatcgagagcatcctgactggttgcatcactgcctggtatggcaactgctcggcctccgaccgcaaggcactacagagggtagtgcgtatggcccagtagatcactgtggccaagcttcctgccaaccaggacctctataccgggcagtatcagaggaaggccctaaaatttgtcaaagactccagccaccccagtcagactgttctttcttctaccgcatggcaagtggtactgtGGCACCATGTCTAGGTCTAAGAGgcttttaaacagcttctacccccaagccataagactcctgaacatctaatcaaatggctacccagactatttgcattgcccccccccccttttacactgctgctactctctgttattatctatgcatagtcactttaataactctacctacatgtacatattacctcaattacatgTGTACCATACCCccttattttactgctgctctttaattatttgttacttttatttcttattttatttcttgtttatttttattttttaactgcattgttggttaggggcttgtatgtaagcatttcactgtaaggtgaaaggagaaacacctgttgtattcggtgcagtggccaattaaatttgatttgatttgaaaacaatATGTCATCATGGGCCCACCAAATCACCACAACACAATTCAAACATTTATTAAAAACTGAGCTCACCTGCAAATGGCTGGAGCGTTTGAAGGCCTTGCCACACTGCAGGCAGACATGGGGTTTGTTCTGAGAGTGGGTGATGGAGTGACGCTCCAGGTCAGACAGGTAGTAGAAGATCCTGGGGCAGAGAGGGCAGTAGAGGACCCTTCGTGgcccagaggagggagaggaggctggggACAGGGGGTCCAGAGGGTCCAGGGGGTTCAGGTTCCTGGGTCCACTGGAGGGGAAGATGGGggcaaggggaggggagagaggagcggTGGCAGAGGAGAAGTAGAGATGGTCGTCCCATGGGAGGGGCTTTTGATTGGTCGGATGCCTCCAAACGGAAGTCAATGGACAGAGAAGGTGATTGCAGGTGTGTAAGGGGAGGGGCTTTAGTAGGAGATGGCCCATTTGGGACAGACTCCATTCGGGTTTCTTCAGTAGATAGTGACTGATGATCGGTGTTGGGGTCACAACAGTTTGGTTCAGTGTGTTTGTGAGGAGGTGAGCTGAGTAGAACTGCTTTAGAACTGCCATCAGCACTGGGCTGcttggagggaggggaggagaccaCAGAGGGGGAGGTCAGGGGGGCGGGAGGGTTAACGCTGGAACTCTCTCTTGATAGGATGGTAGGGGAGTTGTTGGGTGTCGATATAATAACTGGGTGGGAGGGATTGGCAGGGAGGGATGGCCCTGATGTGGCAAGctgaccagaagagagagagagagaaagaggggatgaAGAGGAGGCAGTGATTTGGGAGAGCTGACCGGTGGAGGGGTCAATAAGAGCaatgggggtggaggtagagaaagactgaccggaggaagaggtggtggaggaggagaggagaaggaacaTAGAGGTGGAGGCACTGGGAGTGTTttgggtgagggagagggggagagagaaggccaGGAGGCCTGGGTTGGTATCAGTCTTGGTTAGGGGAATGGAGGAGTgctggggggaggaggggaagaggaggatgggggtgttgGAGGAGGGGTTAGTCAGGATCTGGATGGGCTGAGGGGGTTGGAGGTGTACAGCAGAACCAGAGGGTTGGGAAACAGAAGCACTAGCCTCACTAACAGATATCACACCTGAATCTAGAACCTTAGGGGGTTGCACATTCTGTGAGAGTTCTGGGTTCTTTGAGTGTTCTGTATTGTTTAGAAGTTCTGACTTCTGTGAGGGTTTCATAGATGTAACAGGAGCGGGACATGTGttttccttgtgtgtgtgtggagttttTACTAAACTTTGGCTGAGGTAAGTGACCCCtgctgtggttatatgagacgACCTGTCATCCTCTACCTCCAATGAGCTGGACTGCACCTTTGGCTGGCTTGAGGGGGGGTTGTCTGGCCTGGAAGAGTCCATTTGGGGCACTTTGTGCCCCTCAGGAGTGAGTGTGTATGGAATACCCTGGTCATCTATCAGGAGAAGACCTTCACTTTCAGAGTCtatggaagagagggaggtgaagacgGAGGTAGAGAAGAACCAGGGAGACAAGAGAGGTCCCCCCAAAATGTCAGCTCCATCCATTTTCAATATAGATTCCTCTTCATCATCGCCATCATCTTCCTCTACTAtgtccctatctccatccccctctacctCATCTACCTCCATAAGCAGTGAGCTCTCATGCCAAAGGCTCCTCTCCTTAATCTCTCTCTTTTAGGGAAGCTCAGATCCAatacttctccctcctcttcctctcttctcccccaaaCTCCTTTCcctgcctctgctctctctcctctatcctctcccggTCTCTCTTTTCCACCATGACATCGACTAGGGGGTAGGAAAAGAGGGAtcactctctcatcctctctatctttcctttctttctctccccttatccctccatccctctctgccttGGCTGTGTCGGAGATGAGAGGCGTTTCAGGGACAATGGGACTACCATTCCTGTGTTGTGTaacatcactctctccatctctcctctcatccctctcctctgtctccatcctatAGAGAGGCTCCTCCGTGTGTTTTATCTCTTCAACACACACATCCTCCATCTGACCCGTACCAGTCACAGTAGTGGAGGTCAGGGCATTTCAACTGGTCCCAGACCAAACAGCTCTGGCTTCTAACCTACTCCCTTTAGAATCAGAGGGAGACACGTCTTTGGTAGAGCTGAGAGCTGCAGAGTCTGTGATTGGCCTGTTGCACAATCCAGGAACGTTTGATTTGACTCCGATTGGTTGATCGCACACACCAGGAGactgtgattggttggttgaGCCCGCAGGGTTCAACTACTTCCTGTAATGCTGGCTGTGTCCCTCTCACATCTGGCGCTCTCCCAGCCCCTCCTCGTTTGGCCTAAAAAGGTTTTGATTGGAAACCTGTACCGGAGTACACCTGTTTAAGGGAGCATTATTGGAGGTTGCCTGGTGGGCAGGATAAGATCAAGGAGTCCACTGGCTCCTCATGGATCTCTGGCACAGTCCACGATCTCTTCAAGGATTGGCCGACACTCCTGTCATCTGAGCCACCATTGGTCAGAGCCCCTGTCTGTTGAGAATCCATTTTGGAACATGCCTGAATCTGTCAAATGGGGATTCAATATTTTATCATCTTAACAAGAGATTAATTATTACATTAAAATAATAAGAGGACTTGTCAATCAAATGACTATAGGCTTCATTGATAAGGAAGATGTTCTGAGGTGGCCAGGTGTCTTTATGCTGTTTCACAGGATATCAGAGCAGCAAAATGAGGAAGTTGATTAAATTAGTATCATGTTGTTAGAATATCTTACTTGTTCTTTCATTCTGCATAATGAAATATGCCTAGACTCAAACTATTCACATAGCCTATTTAGTCTATTATGAATTTCTTAAACTCCTATTCTTGTTTTACTACAAAAACAGGGCCTTCAGGGGGTATTCACACCCTtcgaccttttccacattttgttgtgttacagcctgaattgaaaatgggTTAAATGTAGATATTTGTGTCACCGGCCtaccacacaataccccataatgtccagGTGGAATTATGTATTTCAAAAGttttacaaattcattaaaaatgaaaagctgaaatgtcttgagtcaataagtataataagtattcaatcccttgGTTATGGTAAGCCTAAATAAGTCCAGGAGTAAAACATTGCTTAACAggtcacataataaattgcatggactcactctctgTGCAATAATAGTTTTTAACATGAATGACtaactcatctctgtaccccaattatctctaaggtccctcagtcgagcagtgaatttcaaacacagattcaaccacaaataccagggaagttttccaatgcctcgcaaagggcaTCTATTAGTAAATGGGTACAAAAAAATCCCTTTGAGCATTGTGAAgtcattaattacactttggatggtatatcaatacacccagtcactacaaagataccatcgtccttcctaactcagttgccggagatttcaccatgaggccaatggtgactttaaaacagttacagagttgaatagctgtgataggagaaaactgaggatggatcaacaacattgtagctaCTCGACAAtcctaacctaattgacagagtgaaaagaaggaagcctgtgcagaatacaaatattccaaaacatgaatcctgtttgcaacataACACTTggatacaaagtgttatgtttggggcaaatccaatacaacgcacattactgagtaccactctccatatcttcaagcatagtggtggctgcatcatgttatgggtatgcttgtaatcgttaaggactgcaGAGTTTTTCCAGGATAAAAAAAGCTACGGAATtgaactaagcacaggcaaaatactagaggaaaacctggttcagtctgctttccaccagacactgggatttgaattcacctttcagcaggacaataacctaaaacacaaggccaaatctacactggagttgcttaccaagaagacagtgaatgttcctgagtgtccgagttacagttttgatttaaatatgcttgaaaatctatggcaagctCTGAAAATGGTtctttagcaatgatcaacaaccaatttgacaaagtttaaagaattttgaaaagaataatggacaaatgttgcacaatccaggtgtgcaaagctcttagagacttacccagaaacactcacagctgtaatcactgccaaaggtggttttaacatgtattaactcagggggttgaatacttatttaatcAAGATATtataatgtgtttttttttcattaatttgttttaaaaaatattttaaaacatattagaatttttcttccactttgacattacagagtattttgtgtagattgttgagggggAAACTGACAATTAAAACAATTTTAATCAcactttgtaacaacaaaatgtgtaaaaagtccaggggtgtgaatactttctgaaggcactgtaggttcaATCATCCCCATCACCTTCATAacatccccaccaccaccttGTCATTATCACCATTACAttgtcaccatcatcatcatcaacaacattatCATCATTCAAACCGGTTCCAATTCCTGCTATTATCTCAATAACTTGAGGCAAGATGTGTTTTAAAGGCTACAGTGTGGTCTCGT includes these proteins:
- the LOC115114329 gene encoding zinc finger protein 581-like, translated to MAVLKQFYSAHLLTNTLNQTVVTPTPIISHYLLKKPEWSLSQMGHLLLKPLPLHTCNHLLCPLTSVWRHPTNQKPLPWDDHLYFSSATAPLSPPLAPIFPSSGPRNLNPLDPLDPLSPASSPSSGPRRVLYCPLCPRIFYYLSDLERHSITHSQNKPHVCLQCGKAFKRSSHLQRHKHIHTGERNFVCPICSKRFREAGELQRHQRVHTGEKPYQCPLCHTRFAERNTLRRHTRRKHPYHQAAMEMLSERGAGGGGREGGDGDEGTEEWYSSTVSNLDNSDSEPDSEVIS